In Caldisphaera lagunensis DSM 15908, a single genomic region encodes these proteins:
- a CDS encoding proteasome assembly chaperone family protein, with product MNYSLEEILGYQFIEYGDLGKPKYLILGLPDAGIVGPIAASHIVTSLKLPDVLGIESYGYIPPAAIIQGNSIKYPMRIYSNNEVSVLITDVPPVPSGIVPLASAIVEFARKRGIEYIISISGVGNPSRAEIDKPNVYYLTTTQETQKLIEPFLNDLKPFPDGIIVGPYAIILKESVRRKVNNLLLLSDTFTDIPDPEAAAEIVKIISSIINVNIDVSPLIREAETLRLRLQGLAKETNDVLAKVGKGYEYRTPLIYS from the coding sequence ATGAACTATTCGCTAGAAGAGATTTTGGGTTATCAATTTATAGAATATGGAGACTTGGGTAAACCAAAATATTTAATATTAGGTCTACCAGATGCTGGAATTGTTGGACCAATAGCAGCAAGCCATATAGTAACATCTTTAAAATTACCAGATGTATTAGGAATAGAAAGTTATGGCTATATTCCCCCTGCAGCTATAATTCAAGGCAATTCAATAAAATACCCTATGAGAATATATTCAAACAATGAAGTTTCTGTATTAATTACAGATGTCCCTCCTGTTCCATCAGGTATAGTTCCATTAGCTTCTGCAATTGTTGAATTTGCAAGAAAAAGAGGTATAGAATATATAATTAGCATAAGCGGTGTTGGAAATCCATCAAGGGCAGAGATAGATAAACCAAACGTTTATTATTTAACAACAACTCAAGAAACACAAAAATTAATAGAACCATTTTTAAATGATCTAAAACCATTTCCAGATGGTATCATAGTAGGACCTTATGCAATTATATTAAAGGAATCCGTTAGAAGAAAAGTTAACAATTTATTGCTATTATCAGACACCTTTACAGATATACCTGATCCAGAGGCCGCTGCTGAAATAGTTAAGATCATTTCAAGTATTATTAATGTAAATATAGATGTTTCGCCACTTATAAGAGAAGCTGAAACTTTAAGACTAAGATTGCAAGGATTAGCTAAAGAAACAAACGATGTATTGGCAAAGGTAGGAAAGGGATATGAGTACAGGACACCCCTAATATATAGCTGA
- a CDS encoding Hsp20/alpha crystallin family protein, which produces MSYDYFENLRKRMLKMYRDIMRETDEIDAWFESLFDDLELSLNPSKMFNERLYETSNGYITPIISMHNLGDELLITIDLPGSDPNTIDIELLPNKITIEAQIKEEVVKNAFRQAYWARKINKYKGTYSIPFLIDPKTAKVSKKNGMIIIRVKYQGKNNY; this is translated from the coding sequence TTGTCATACGACTACTTCGAAAACTTAAGAAAAAGAATGTTAAAAATGTATAGAGATATTATGAGAGAAACTGATGAAATTGATGCGTGGTTTGAAAGTCTGTTTGATGATTTGGAGCTTTCATTGAATCCAAGCAAAATGTTCAATGAGAGATTATATGAGACATCTAATGGGTATATAACTCCAATAATAAGCATGCATAATTTAGGTGATGAACTATTAATAACTATTGATTTACCAGGAAGCGATCCCAATACAATAGATATTGAACTATTACCCAACAAAATAACAATTGAGGCCCAAATAAAAGAGGAAGTTGTGAAAAATGCATTTAGACAAGCATATTGGGCAAGAAAAATAAACAAATATAAAGGAACTTATTCAATACCATTTTTAATTGATCCAAAAACAGCAAAGGTTAGTAAAAAGAATGGAATGATTATAATAAGGGTCAAATATCAAGGTAAAAACAACTATTAA
- a CDS encoding heterodisulfide reductase-related iron-sulfur binding cluster — protein sequence MAYIGIYNFVWVQSYEAIVYILGTIVALIILYSAWVGYKRWTFGGEKIKWPSIGYIVKNFIQYVIFQWKILRKRFPGTMHALIFYGIGWLAVTTTLRAINDHVVVFLTGDVFFVYKILANIAGFIALAGIIIAIIRRKFKLTKNLPQDPYYYLVLGMLLVILITGFLVDGIAAVAYRYTWESYWFDPGGYLVFLWAKTVPVSELQVIYRALWLFHMTLAMVAMALIPYTNLWHIYPAAVNVSLQREGNIPDGIKPVIDIDERIEKGQPIGVVKLSDTTWKQRIDYDACTSCMRCTNACPANISGKILSPRDVIVNLADMEHKGMWNENVIGTKVMQVNPEAIWSCVTCGACVYECPVTIHHLDTIIDLRRGMVSTSSQDIPEDALNALYRLQQTGNPTGMNPVEKEQWFNDLAQKFGDDIIAKEGEEYDYLYWIGCVTSYDPRIRPVAESVIKILKNAGYKIGIPLEQGCCGEPARSIGDEALYVEYIKMNLEMLSKYKFKKLLLNCPHGFNNFKNNYKKYKDYFLKNESLKGYADLLDNLKVEHHSMVLSKLIKEGKIKPSKELSYALTYHDPCYLGRWNNVYDEPRDVISNIKGLRIKEMPRNRENSFCCGGGGGQLFYEIKRGERISSLRAEEASKTLSNENNKVVAVACPFCNTMFRGESGKFGFNVKDIAELLDESLEKKEDS from the coding sequence TTGGCATACATAGGTATTTATAACTTTGTTTGGGTTCAAAGTTATGAAGCTATAGTATATATATTAGGAACAATTGTAGCATTGATTATTTTATATTCAGCATGGGTTGGTTATAAAAGGTGGACATTTGGAGGAGAAAAAATAAAGTGGCCCTCCATTGGATATATTGTGAAGAATTTTATTCAATATGTAATATTTCAATGGAAAATTTTAAGGAAAAGGTTTCCAGGAACAATGCATGCCTTAATATTCTATGGCATAGGATGGCTTGCAGTTACAACAACGCTTAGAGCAATAAATGATCATGTAGTTGTTTTCTTAACTGGGGATGTATTCTTTGTTTACAAAATATTAGCAAATATAGCAGGTTTTATTGCTTTAGCTGGAATAATAATAGCGATAATAAGGAGAAAATTTAAATTAACAAAAAATTTACCCCAAGATCCTTATTACTATTTAGTTTTAGGAATGCTATTAGTTATATTAATTACAGGTTTCTTGGTAGATGGTATAGCAGCAGTTGCTTATAGATATACATGGGAATCTTATTGGTTTGACCCTGGAGGGTATTTGGTATTTTTATGGGCTAAAACAGTTCCGGTATCAGAGTTGCAAGTAATTTATAGAGCCTTATGGCTTTTCCATATGACATTGGCAATGGTTGCTATGGCATTAATACCATATACTAATTTATGGCATATTTACCCAGCTGCAGTTAACGTTTCATTGCAAAGAGAAGGTAACATACCAGATGGAATTAAACCAGTTATAGATATTGATGAAAGAATAGAAAAAGGTCAACCAATTGGTGTTGTTAAATTATCAGATACTACTTGGAAGCAAAGAATAGATTATGATGCTTGCACAAGCTGTATGAGGTGTACAAATGCTTGTCCTGCAAATATTTCAGGTAAAATATTGTCCCCAAGAGATGTTATCGTTAATCTTGCAGATATGGAACACAAAGGGATGTGGAATGAAAATGTTATAGGAACTAAGGTAATGCAAGTAAATCCTGAGGCAATATGGAGCTGCGTTACATGTGGAGCATGTGTTTACGAATGTCCAGTTACAATACATCATTTAGATACAATAATAGATTTAAGAAGGGGTATGGTAAGCACAAGTTCCCAAGATATACCTGAAGATGCATTAAATGCTTTATATAGATTACAGCAAACAGGAAACCCAACTGGGATGAATCCTGTAGAAAAGGAGCAATGGTTTAACGACCTCGCACAAAAGTTTGGAGATGATATAATAGCAAAAGAAGGAGAAGAATATGATTATTTGTATTGGATAGGATGCGTAACAAGTTATGACCCTAGAATAAGACCCGTTGCAGAATCTGTAATAAAGATTTTGAAAAATGCAGGATATAAAATTGGAATCCCATTAGAGCAAGGTTGTTGTGGAGAGCCTGCCAGAAGTATTGGCGATGAGGCATTATATGTTGAATATATAAAAATGAACTTGGAAATGCTAAGTAAGTACAAATTTAAGAAGCTTTTGCTTAATTGTCCTCACGGATTTAACAATTTCAAAAACAATTATAAGAAATACAAGGATTACTTCCTTAAAAATGAATCATTAAAAGGATATGCTGATTTGTTAGATAATTTAAAAGTAGAGCATCATAGTATGGTTTTATCTAAGCTTATTAAAGAAGGTAAAATTAAACCTTCTAAAGAGTTGAGTTATGCTTTAACATATCATGATCCGTGTTATCTAGGTAGATGGAATAATGTATATGATGAGCCAAGAGATGTGATAAGCAATATAAAGGGACTTAGAATTAAGGAAATGCCTAGAAATAGAGAAAATAGCTTCTGTTGTGGAGGTGGAGGAGGACAATTATTTTATGAAATTAAGAGAGGGGAAAGAATATCATCATTAAGGGCAGAAGAGGCATCAAAGACATTAAGTAATGAAAACAATAAGGTTGTTGCTGTTGCTTGTCCATTCTGTAACACAATGTTTAGAGGGGAATCCGGTAAGTTTGGATTTAATGTAAAAGATATAGCTGAGTTGCTAGATGAATCCTTAGAAAAGAAAGAAGATAGTTAA